From Solanum lycopersicum chromosome 4, SLM_r2.1:
ACAATAACATGTAACTTGAGTTCTTTAAGTTTGCaagagtcttaaacaaacattcttatatatacatatatatataatgtggcTATTCTTTTAAATACAAAACACTTCAACACACCGGTAAGACATAAACAAATTACTCCAGCGCAAAAATGTTCTCAAAACCCATAGAAAACCAGATACCAACCATGCACGCACACAAGGACACGGAGAGAAAAAGATTGCATACCTTCATGTAATTACGCACGTGACTCAAGCTTTCAGTCACACTCCACTTCTTGAAGTGTCCAAGAGCCACCTCGAGATGGTACATTTTTGGAGCCAAGCTCATATCAACTTAACAAACATTCTGTCCATTGACATATGGTCCCTGATGAAATTCACAGCCAACAAAAGCTAAGATCATCGTAAAAATTAGAGACGCATACATTTAAGTTAAACATATCAGACAGTTCAATGTAAAACTATATACATGAGCCTTGAGATGCTCTTCCAAAGCCTTCAATTCATCAAAGAGTGCCTGCTCAGTACAATCACTAGAATCCTTGCTCTTCATAAACGATACGAACTTAGGAAATATTTTCGAGCCCTTGCAATCCCAAAACAAGTTACAAATGATATTCCACCCGTTAACatcaatgaaataaaaaatcaaactccAACAGATGCTAGCTTATTACCATGATGAATCATACAAACACAATATAGAGACAATCATGTAAAAGAAAACACTGGATagataaactaaataattactATGTTCAATATTGAATGTCCAATTTGACTTGCCATATTAATGTTAAGGGTCCAGcccatttgttatattttttttaagtgaaaGCCCAATCACTTATTAATGTGTGGCCCATATGTTTTGGgctttgttgacttcttctaGAAGTCTTTGGGAGCAGCTGTTTTCTTCTAGGGTTTTTGACgtgaagaaaagaaattgaaaaagggtgtgtgatagagagagagaagcAGATTTTTGAGAGAGGGTTTGAGTGCAGATTTTCTGGACAGCCTTGACAAAATTTCAGTTTTCCGGAGATCCGACCGTTGGATCGTTCTGAAATTTTCACAGCTGGTTCACAACATATAGCACTACATCTTGATGGTTCAGATCGTCAATCGGAGCTCTTGATCGTCTGTTATTGCAGCTGATGTAACctgcattttttgggtgatatttcccaatttctcttctcttttgtgttggctcttatgtatgttgttgttggtgggctGTGACATCCTTGTAGACTGATTTGGGTGTCTTTACCCTCAATTTGCataataagagaagaagaagggtgGACTCCTACAAGTCCCGTGGTTTTTATCCTTCACACCGAAGGGGTTTTCCACGTATAAATCTCGTGTGTCACTtgcatatttattattcatatttgcttgtgatttttttgatatgttGCTGATTTGAGCTTGGTTAATTTAGTGGTGAATTTCTTTTGGTAAATTGGGTGAAGTATAATTGGTTGATAGTCTTGAAGTCGATCCTTGTAGGTGTTGTATCCTACTTGTGTTGTTTTGCTCCTCCCTCTACAATTAAGAGATGAGAATCTAAAGGTGAAGCATATGAAGCACAATGGTAGCCTTTTTGCTTCTCCAGAAAAGTAAGAGAAATGTGGTATTCAGTAAAGTAGCGGATGATTAAAATACAAGAGGTGTTGTTTGGTTTAAAAGTTCAAAACAGAGCTTTCGCAGAACTACCTTTAGATTGTTATAAAAACTGTTTTCAACCAAATGCAAAGAAAGATAGATTTTTTTCGAAATTTAAAACCAAATCTCACCTAAGACATTTGagataaatgataaaatcaaagaaagacatattttttccaaaatttaaaacCAAATCTCACCTAAGACATTTGagataaatgataaaatcaaaatatgtaaattaaatttgaaacattGGAAGTAAAGTGTTTTTGCTTGATCTAAAGAAAATCAAGCCACAAAAGCAAAGAGAACTATCACAAAACTTCATTTAAATGTAGCTTGCAGAAATCTAAGACGAATTCACTAATCACTTCCCTCCAAGGAATAAAGAACAAAAGGTTGGTGAAGTATAACAAAGAAACCTTTCCACagaattttgaaggaaaaacGTCAAGTTAAAGTAATTGGATATAGCAACTCCATAAAACAATGGAAATATGAAAATAGCAAACTAAAGATGGACATAAGAGTAACTAAAGATGGACATAAGAATGAGGATAAGAGGTTTAGAGTCTAGAAAATTGTGAGCATCAGACagtttcttttacaattttaatTCTTGGGCGTCGTTGTGGTTTAGCCCCGGGCCCAGCAGGTTGACCTGCTTCTTGGCCATCCGTGTTCACAACTTTCTTCTAGCTTAGCTGCCTATGTGCTTTGAAATGAAACAATAAACATTGGTGAGAGGCAGTTGGAGCTCTTGAAAGTTTTCGGTATTTTCACAATGAAAGATTTCTTTAGAGGTATTAAGTTTGTTTAGGTATACGGGAAATCGATTCGACGCTTGTAATAGCGTTTATCATGACGtatctttatttaattgttAGGACAAACACAAGGATGAGAAACAGGAGagaacaacaagaagaagattTGTTTTCATGCCGATCGGTAACTAAACCTTATTCTAGTACCTCTTCCAAAGGTTCAGGAAAACATAAGAGTATTACCCCAAATCTTCAATTAGCGCAGTCtgaagtaaaaattaaaataacataaatttcaagAATAATCAACAccattgattcaattttttgcGGTCGAAAAATCGAACATCAACAAGAAActcaaataaagaaagaagcTAATTTGAAGACACACAAGTAAATTTTGTCAACagaagataaaattaataacaacTAATTCCAAATACGTTTaagaaatagagaaaaatgCAATCCTGATCGTCTCAAAATgctaaagtaaaaaaattaataaaaacgcCAAGGCTCAATGCAtgaaattatagaaaaatttgTAGATTCGGAGTAAACTAACCTGAGGAAAAATCACATCAAACACACTTGAGTGAACACCAGAGCTTACTCATTTTTTATGCCTCAAGCAACAGACACTGATGGATCCAAAATCAATGGTAGAACAAACCAGCTAAGGCCCCTTGATATTTTGTTCAGAAACTCTTCTCACCAACATCCCAAAGAAAAActcaaccaaaataaataaactcaTAAAGTTAATTTCGACggaaaaacaacaaattaattattgcataagagaaaacacaacaaaatcaagaataatcaaacatcaataacaaactcaaatgattaaataagaaaatatcacAGACCACATCTAATTTGGAAGTTCAACCTAGACGAAAAGAAAGAAGACACAAAAACACAATTGAAACAGGAAAGAGCCTTACCTGGAGAATGTTGAAGAAGAGTGCACAGATGGTGGAGTATAATGAAGTGATATAACATAGGAGGAAGACACGTTTTCACCGGGAACTGAAAAGACAAAATTTATGACACATGAAAAAGACACATAATTACATTTAGAActgaaaagacaaaaatacaatGAAACAGACATGTTGAAACAAGCCTTTTTCTAATATAAGAGTAATTAATCTTAAGTTTTATCCATAGTCAAGTTTTTGAACTATACAACTAATTTAAATGGATCAAAGCTTTTAAATAACCGCGAACATGAAAGGTTCTTAAGTTATTCTAATAAGCTTAGATTGTTTAAGTAAATGAGTTCTGAAAAATTCAATACTTAAAGTAAACAAATAACGAAATAGTAGAGTCATTAAAATACTCCCAAGGATTTATCTAAGTTGGAGAAAAGGTTAACAAAAGTTATGGGCTATGGGAAACATAATAATGAGGAACTAAAAGGAAACAGTGAATTAAATGACTGAAATTGTTGTACTGCTGCTTCATCCGTTACGGGTTTTAACCCAATTTTGCTCTTCGTTCTGCTGCTGCTCCTGTTTTTAGTGGACTTTTGAGAGTccaaaattatcaatttttagcCTTTTCAAGGCTACTGCTGCTCCGCTGCTTCCTTTTCACTACTCGGATAAGGTTGACTCGAAGAGAGGAAAATGTAAGAGAGGGGAGTCCGGTTGGACTCAAACAAGAGGGTTCATgcaaagaagatgaagaaaatgattgacaaaatcaattttataattttgttatttattactGTGGATCATTATAACTATTTTCCTCATCAAAACCAAAAGGTTCTCTTAAAAGAGATAATACTCAAAAATACTGCATGAACTCGTTTAGAAATCGaggtttcctctcattttaaatcgAGGAATAGACATAGCATAGACATGAGGGGAACTTCATGTACCGGTTCATCCCAGACATGAGGGTAAATTTTTTCCTGCAGTGAGAATAAGCCAGCAACACatactttataagtgttgtgcCAAAAGCTACTTTAAAGGAGGAGACTGGCACAATTGTTCTTCTGATGAAAATACTTCTCTTTGAATCTCACACTTTTGATGAGAGGAAACCAGGGCTTGCACACATATTTGAAACGGAAGTGACAATCTTGATAGAATATCAACCACAATATCTCCAGGTAAAGGACAATGACCATCCATAGCGGTGTTTGCTCCCCAATCTTTTACATGGTAATATTTGATTGGAATAAACAGAATGACACAACTTACAAACCTATTGATGTGAAAAGATCTAGAAAACATGCATTATTAATAGAACAAAAgcgcaagaaaaaaaaatcaagcagCAGTTTTACCATGTTATCAAacttagcaaaaaaaaaaggtaaattatACGTTTGGCCAATAATTCAGCAACTAGTCAAATGTATGAAACAAATACACTTTATGTTCTTATCAATGACCAAAGTATAAATAGGACATGATGAATGATTAGAagccaataacccaataataatAGGTTCATCCAGCGAATATAGTAGCACTCGTCCACCAAATAGTTGTACTACTTCATTTGATCGATCAGTATTATCCTAGTCTTGAGACTAATTCCCTTTCGTAATTAGAGCTAGGCTCTCCTGATAAATGAAAACACCACAGCCCATAAGCCTCGGCTGAATTCCAAGATCCGTAACTTGACTTGTTGTAGGGTCATATAGCACCAGCTGTGACGTTTCTGTGAGGTAAAAAACAATCTTATCATTCTCCCAAATACCTTTAGGCAAATGAGCAGCATCTATACGGGGTTGAACAGTTAACACCTTGGACCAACTTCCCTCTTGTTTCATTTCGTATATGGATGTCATACACTTATCACTGACTAACATTGCAAGAGAGTCTCCACGCAGTGTCAGCCTCACCCAGTGTTCACCTGGAATATCTGGGCCTTGCATCTCCCCCAACTGTTGGCTGCCCATGGCAAATGACTGAATCTTGCATATATCATTATTGTCGCTCCTACAAATCCAATAATAAATCCCGTTGAGATATGTGACGGAATAGGGAAAACCTAAGGTAAAACTGGAAGGGAATTGTAGGCTCTTCCATGAGTTATCGCATGAGGAATAGACACAGACAAAATTATGAAGGTAAAAGCGCCGTCTCTGTCCCTGTCCTTGTTCCCGGTTCTCAAAGAATACTCGAATCCAAACAACCTTATAATGCTGAGTCAGTTGGTCAAACCCCAATCCAAATTCATGATCATAGTTCCATAAGGAGTGCTCAGTCACAAAAGGCGCAGGAGGCAGAGGTCGGAACTCTCTGGTGGCAGGATTCCACAAACTCAAGCGTTCACCGTGTTCAAAAAAGATTTCCTGCACTAAGAATAAGCCATTAACTGGGCCAGCaagaattttgaaataatcGACCCTTGGAAGATAAAGGAGAATTTTTTCTTCAGGGGTCACACCCGAAACTATTTTTTCAGGTAGCAAGGAGACTACAGCAGACTGAAAGACGATGTGTTCTTCCGCTTCAAGTTTCAAGTTGCAAATGAGGAGACGGGAACGATTGTTCTTGTGATGAAAATGCTTCTCTATGAAACTCTCACTTTTGATGAGAGCATACCAGTGCTTGCACACACATTTGAAACGCAAGAGTGGTTCCACTGGCAACCTCAATAAAATATCAACCACAATATCTTCTGGTAAAGGACAATAACAATCCATACTGGTGGTCCGTTGCTCACCAATATATTACTGGAAATATAAGCACATCTCTCGTTTAGAATAATAAACAGAATGAGACAACTTAGATACATATAGAAAGAGAACGTGTCTAGAAAACATGCATTTAACGAGAGGATCCATTCCCAACATTAGTCCAAAAAACCAATAACATTTGATGATCGAttctaaaaattttatatagtaTAGATTCGCATAATCAAGTAGAATAGAACCATAGGAAAAAAAGCTCAAAGAAGATAACAAGCTATAGGAAATATCAGCAGAAGTAAGTCTCACCGTTGAAGGGAGTATTATAATGCAAGGCCAAGATCAGGACCTGCAGcagaaaaatgagagaaaaaatcAAACAGAGCAAAATGAAGTGAGGATGAGGATTGAATATACGGTGACATTTTACAATGACCTACACGAATCATTCCATAAAGATATATAACATACGGACATGGTACTGTATCAAATCTATGGGCCAAATTTTGTTGTACATCTCAGATAACATTGCGCATACTAATTGTAAATGTGGTATTCGTTCTCCTTAGCAGCTTATGTAAATACTAGATCCACCAACAGGCTTGGTTTAATGCAATGATTTTCATTGTAATAGAACAACTTAAGCAGTTAAAGTACACTTAACCACCAAAAGCCTCTATATTAACATAGGCAGAACATGGCAACAGAACAAATCATTATCTTTAAATCATTTTGACTATCAAATAGTGGTCAAACAAACTGTAAAACCAGAACCTAATTCATCTTGAAGTTAAAAGATAGAAGTATTGAAAAAATTCCTTTAACTTGGCACAAATTATAAGTTTCATCCTCGGACTATTGATAGACTTGAAACACTCATCTACTTGACTAACTAGACTTAGATACAAACCCCAACCTACCACAAGACATAACAAGTGGTTTCAAACTCTTGCAGGAGCAAGAGAATCTTAATAAAAAGCCGAGAAAAGCATTGAAAACACCCCTAAATTTAACGAGCATTTAGGGGTGTATTTCAAGATCCGAAGTGTATTTAAGTTCATTTAGATGCTTTAACTTTGTCAATAATTTGGAGATGAAACAACTAATACCATACACTGCGTTAgcaatattataattatttcaaaagatttagTTACTTTGAGCCAAAGTATAACATTTAACATGTGACATTTCTACAACATTGTTATCCAACTTGGTGACCAAGTATTGCCTTACCAAAGCATTGTCTTTACTTAGTGACCAAGTATTAACTTTGTCAATAATTTGGAGATGAAACAACTAATACCATACACTGCGTTAgcaatattataattatttcaaaagatttagTTACTTTGAGCCAAAGTATAACATTTAACATGTGACATTTCTACAACATTGTTATCCAACTTGGTGACCAAGTATTGCCTTACCAAAGCATTGTCTTTACTTGGTGACCAAGTATTATCTTTACTTGGTGACAAATTAAGTCACTTATTAGATCAATTTTGACTT
This genomic window contains:
- the LOC101256377 gene encoding F-box/kelch-repeat protein At3g23880 encodes the protein MDCYCPLPEDIVVDILLRLPVEPLLRFKCVCKHWYALIKSESFIEKHFHHKNNRSRLLICNLKLEAEEHIVFQSAVVSLLPEKIVSGVTPEEKILLYLPRVDYFKILAGPVNGLFLVQEIFFEHGERLSLWNPATREFRPLPPAPFVTEHSLWNYDHEFGLGFDQLTQHYKVVWIRVFFENREQGQGQRRRFYLHNFVCVYSSCDNSWKSLQFPSSFTLGFPYSVTYLNGIYYWICRSDNNDICKIQSFAMGSQQLGEMQGPDIPGEHWVRLTLRGDSLAMLVSDKCMTSIYEMKQEGSWSKVLTVQPRIDAAHLPKGIWENDKIVFYLTETSQLVLYDPTTSQVTDLGIQPRLMGCGVFIYQESLALITKGN